The following are encoded together in the Lactuca sativa cultivar Salinas chromosome 1, Lsat_Salinas_v11, whole genome shotgun sequence genome:
- the LOC111911911 gene encoding peroxisome biogenesis protein 1 encodes MEMEVRAVAGLEGCYVSLPLHLIQTLQSTSSSGSLFSFLALELRSIANNNDVWYVAWSGSASSSSSAIEIAQQFAECLHLPDHTTVRVRAIPSLPKARSVTIEPDTEDDWEVLELNAEHAEAAILKQAGIVHEGMRFPLWLHGHTTITFSVVSTDPEEPMVQLVPGTEVCVAPKRRRKSENSVVKALLRIQDGDSRFFHKLRVKDTEMGVVLTSAVFIHPETAKVSSLDSLQTIVLEQRLVKKEKKLNSTAKEVDNVIPTDKLDARQAVVRLIISDSVAKGHVMLSQSLRFYLRAGLHSWVHVRSCNIVLQKDPLSFVISPCQFKMFGKKVSESNGFGNLHGHRNHHTEKMFLKTNPDTQHDLSDWSTHEKVIAALSDDTSGHQNEGTSVSPTSNKGLLVLLHAWILSQLDAIMSFSKTELNSMVLGNKMLLHFQVKGNDLQKLHESHNGFFEVKKKTGESSVDIMYVLSVSEDSIQGGTAYELEFSEGNKKTMNKKSLDFFLQKLEKGDGLPLHTVKERISNKRSTLDISSLSWMGTTAADVTNRLMVLLSPSSGIFLSTYNLPFPGHVLIYGPPGSGKTLLATTVAKTIEEHEDVLAHIVYVGCSKLASSKSQAIHQALSSYISEALDHAPSLVVLDDLDSIIASPNASEDNHSSPSSTLLMEFLIGILDEYEVKRKHSCGIGPIAFIACVQTLTSIPQTLSSSGRFDFHVQLAAPAAAERGALLKYEIQKRCLSCSDDVLLDIASSCDGYDAYDLEILVDRSVHAAIGRFVSRGLTFGSEKNPNLTKDDFLQAMKGFLPIAMRDITKSASEEGHGGWQDVGGLIEIRNSIKEMIELPSKFPMIFSQAPLRLRSNVLLYGPPGCGKTHIVGAAAAACSLRFISVKGPELLNKYIGASEQAVRDIFSKAAAAAPCLLFFDEFDSIAPKRGHDNTGVTDRVVNQFLTELDGVEVLTGVFVFAATSRPDLLDAALLRPGRLDRLLFCDFPSPQERLDILKVLSKKLPMANDVKLEGIARKTQGFSGADLQALLSDAQLAAVHDLLNSEDAHKPGNKPVITNALLNSIASSARPSVSETEKHRLYDIYGQFLDAKRSASAQSRDAKGKRATLA; translated from the exons ATGGAGATGGAAGTAAGAGCAGTTGCAGGATTGGAAGGATGTTACGTTTCACTACCACTTCATCTGATTCAAACTCTTCAATCAACTTCTTCTTCTGGTTCTCTGTTTTCATTTCTAGCTCTCGAGCTTCGTTCAATCGCAAACAATAATGATGTCTGGTACGTTGCTTGGTCTGGTTCGGCATCCTCTAGTTCTTCTGCCATCGAG ATTGCTCAGCAATTTGCAGAATGCCTTCATCTACCAGATCATACAACTGTTCGAGTGAGAGCAATTCCTAGTCTTCCCAAAGCCAGAAGTGTGACTATTGAACCTGATACAGAGGATGATTGGGAAGTTCTAGAGCTAAATGCAGAGCATGCAGAGGCAGCCATCTTGAAGCAG GCTGGAATAGTCCATGAAGGCATGAGATTTCCTTTGTGGTTGCATGGGcacacaaccattacattttcTGTAGTCTCAACTGATCCAGAGGAACCAATGG TGCAACTTGTGCCAGGGACTGAAGTATGTGTTGCTCCAAAGAGACGCAGAAAATCTGAAAACTCAGTTGTAAAGGCATTACTGCGTATCCAAGATGGTGACAGTAGATTTTTTCATAAACTTCGGGTGAAGGATACTGAGATGGGGGTGGTTCTTACTTCTGCTGTCTTTATTCATCCAGAAACAGCTAAAGTTTCTTCCCTTGATTCTCTTCAAACTATAGTGTTAGAGCAAAGGTTagttaagaaggagaagaaaCTAAATTCAACTGCAAAGGAAGTTGACAATGTGATTCCAACTGACAAGCTGGATGCCAGACAGGCTGTTGTTCGTCTTATAATATCAGATTCAGTGGCTAAAGGACATGTCATGCTTTCTCAATCTTTACGATTTTATCTGAGAGCAGGCTTACATTCTT GGGTACATGTGAGAAGTTGCAATATCGTTCTACAAAAAGATCCTCTGTCATTTGTTATTTCTCCTTGTCAATTTAAGATGTTTGGAAAGAAAGTCTCTGAAAGTAATGGTTTTGGAAATCTTCATGGACACAGGAATCATCACACAGAGAAAATGTTTCTGAAGACAAATCCAGATACCCAACATGACTTGTCTGATTGGTCAACCCATGAGAAGGTTATTGCAGCCCTTTCAGATGATACATCTGGTCATCAgaatgaaggaacttctgttaGCCCCACAAGTAATAAAGGGTTATTGGTTCTTCTGCATGCATGGATTTTGTCTCAACTTGATGCCATTATGTCTTTTTCCAAAACTGAACTAAATTCAATGGTTTTGGGGAATAAGATGTTGCTTCACTTTCAGGTGAAAGGCAATGATTTACAAAAACTACATGAATCACATAATGGTTTTTTTGAAGTAAAAAAGAAAACTGGGGAATCATCAGTTGATATCATGTATGTTCTCTCGGTTTCTGAAGATTCTATCCAAGGTGGAACAGCTTATGAGCTTGAGTTTTCTGAAGGAAACAAGAAGACCATGAATAAGAAAAGCTTAGATTTCTTTCTTCAGAAATTGGAAAAGGGTGATGGTTTACCTCTTCATACAGTCAAAGAAAGAATATCTAACAAGCGATCTACCTTGGACATTTCTTCCTTGAGCTGGATGGGCACAACAGCTGCTGATGTGACTAATA GGTTAATGGTGTTACTGTCACCTTCCTCTGGGATATTCTTAAGTACTTACAATCTTCCTTTCCCTGGACATGTGTTGATTTATGGACCTCCA GGTTCTGGGAAGACATTATTAGCCACAACTGTTGCAAAAACTATTGAAGAACATGAAGATGTCTTGGCACACAT AGTGTATGTAGGTTGTTCTAAACTTGCTTCGAGTAAGTCCCAAGCTATCCATCAAGCCCTATCCAGTTACATATCTGAAGCCTTGGATCATGCTCCTTCCCTTGTGGTACTTGATGATCTTGATAGCATTATAGCATCACCCAATGCCTCAGAAGACAATCACTCTTCACCTTCTTCTACTTTGCTCATGGAATTTCTCATAGGCATCTTGGATGAATATGAG GTAAAGAGGAAGCATTCATGTGGAATTGGTCCCATTGCATTCATAGCTTGTGTTCAGACCCTAACCAGTATTCCACAAACCTTAAGTTCCTCTG GCAGGTTTGACTTTCATGTCCAACTGGCTGCTCCTGCAGCTGCTGAACGTGGGGCTTTACTTAAATATGAGATTCAAAAACGTTGTTTGTCCTGTTCTGATGATGTTTTGTTGGATATAGCTTCCTCATGTGATGGATATGATGCGTATGATCTG GAAATCCTGGTGGATAGGTCAGTTCATGCTGCAATTGGTCGGTTTGTGTCTCGTGGGTTGACTTTTGGGagcgagaaaaaccctaatttgactaagGATGATTTTTTGCAAGCGATGAAAGGATTTCTGCCTATTGCTATGCGTGATATTACTAAATCTGCTTCTGAAGAAGGACATGGAGGCTGGCAGGATGTTGGTGGTCTAATTGAAATTCGCAATTCTATCAAAGAG ATGATTGAATTACCTTCAAAGTTTCCAATGATCTTTTCACAAGCTCCTTTACGGTTGAGGTCTAATGTTCTGTTATATGGGCCCCCGGGTTGTGGTAAAACACATATTGTTGGTGCTGCTGCTGCTGCATGTTCACTACGCTTCATCTCTGTCAAAGGTCCCGAGCTCTTGAATAAATACATTGGTGCTTCTGAGCAAGCC GTACGTGATATATTTTCAAAAGCAGCAGCTGCAGCACCATGCCTCCTCTTTTTTGATGAATTTGACTCCATTGCTCCAAAAAGGGGTCACGATAACACTGGTGTGACCGATCGAGTTGTTAATCAA TTTCTAACAGAGTTAGATGGTGTTGAGGTGCTGACTGGAGTATTTGTTTTTGCTGCCACCAG TAGACCTGATCTACTGGATGCTGCCCTGCTGCGACCTGGAAGATTAGATCGTCTGCTTTTCTGTGATTTCCCATCACCACAAGAGAGATTGGATATTCTTAAAGTTCTTTCTAAAAAG TTACCGATGGCGAATGACGTGAAGTTGGAAGGCATAGCACGAAAAACACAAGGATTTAGTGGAGCAGATCTCCAAGCTCTGTTATCAGATGCACAGCTGGCAGCTGTTCATGATCTTCTCAACAGTGAAGACGCTCACAAGCCTGGAAATAAACCGGTGATCACCAATGCACTCTTGAACTCGATTGCCTCCAGTGCAAGACCTTCAGTTTCAGAAACAGAAAAACACAGATTATACGACATTTATGGCCAGTTCTTGGATGCTAAACGATCTGCTTCTGCACAG TCGAGAGATGCCAAAGGGAAAAGAGCAACACTTGCATAA
- the LOC111911871 gene encoding uncharacterized protein LOC111911871 codes for MMRKTRFKGANVFMSRNLVPPEIFASLHDVLKDNGAEIFLCCDPSRNGPDDYHIISSRDHEKFNDLRQKGCNLIGPQCVFSCAKENRVLPKQGFTCCLAMDGVNILTSGFEKEGKDELDKLVTAMGGLLQTKASMDINFVIVKNVLAAKYKWALNALKKPIVSESWLHQCWKEHRVVPHDSYRVLPFSGLTISVTQVPLDARKEIEKLVIQNGGKYSAELTRKSTHLVCDAPEGDKYKVAKRWGHIRIVTRTWFDQSVARRACLNEDSYPVQRSPGTSMNSQRTSLKMQHSQEKVIRNSQGAPISITHQEISCDGMADADLEATLSQNMASTCSDIPGIISEEKTTPTIQPKTCMDIDGCVAEDSQSEGNDLYFLNCKIHLVGFDAPEMRRLVNMVRRGSGSRYMSLNDQLTHIVVGTPSETQKKEVRSLSAMGVINVVKTVWLEDCEREKKELPVLRRHVAYDLLLPKDSMPFNKGFVSAIPGLKQGNTSTVQPPLQNDQSQSQSLDKGQQKVQHGINNEKQNNKSSVFRGRSFRFSSTFPDVQRGEIVDWIHEGGGKVVDTLTEKNVNYTVEAHGVLCSRTQFNGVTNVSSHWIRSCLQDGCLLDVSSYILFSPLQCKIPLPGFTGLQFCVSQYEDKEKELLRNVCHVLGGKLVKRLTKKVNYLICKFTEGPKFEAAREWGVHTVTTEWLWESINQNKVVDWSGFLPKEATAGEHEAGMCTMSQYPTQAARMVSTAGASQSQDLKTTDGQGQGQSQSQKDDNRRGSIRKEVKSKSKVMGSKRSKLSTESSTESFGLCVLDSVCRIISTTENKATEIDLGGGGGVSKSVPDVAAAIEDLLEQTSKIHDHMSPERTPDKNASEQVFTSDLHSQEDPHSAFGISKHWTRSSRSSNEKEDITNPRGVGEHTGGIYGNFSETQTESQVVGYEEDLSGRQMIIDRVRTRSGLTPNPITFR; via the exons ATGATGAGGAAGACGAGGTTCAAGGGAGCGAATGTGTTCATGTCGAGGAATTTAGTGCCGCCTGAGATATTCGCTTCGCTTCACGACGTTTTGAAAGATAATGGAGCTGAGATCTTCCTGTGTTGTGATCCTTCCCGGAATGGACCTGATGATTACCACATTATCTCCTCTCGAGATCAT GAAAAGTTCAATGATCTGCGCCAGAAAGGTTGTAATTTGATTG GTCCTCAATGTGTTTTTTCGTGTGCAAAAGAGAATAGAGTGCTGCCAAAACAAGGATTCACGTGTTGCCTTGCGATGGATGGAGTCAATATACTGACATCTGGCTTTGAAAAGGAGGGAAAG GATGAGCTTGACAAGTTAGTGACTGCTATGGGAGGTTTGTTGCAAACTAAAGCATCAATGGACATTAACTTTGTCATTGTGAAGAACGTACTAGCTGCAAAATATAAG TGGGCTTTGAACGCTTTGAAGAAACCAATTGTCTCCGAGAGTTGGCTGCACCAGTGCTGGAAAGAGCACCGTGTTGTTCCTCATGACTCATACAGAGTTCTTCCATTTTCTGGGTTGACAATTAGTGTCACCCAAGTGCCTTTAG ATGCACGTAAGGAGATAGAAAAGCTTGTCATACAGAATGGGGGCAAATATTCTGCTGAACTCACAAGAAAGAGTACTCATCTAGTGTGTGAT GCTCCTGAAGGTGACAAATACAAGGTTGCAAAAAGATGGGGTCACATTCGTATTGTTACCAGAACATGGTTCGATCAGTCTGTTGCTAGAAGAG CATGTTTGAATGAGGATTCATATCCTGTCCAGAGAAGTCCTGGCACATCTATGAATAGTCAGAGGACTTCCTTAAAGATGCAACACAGCCAAGAGAAAGTTATCAGAAACTCACAGGGTGCTCCAATTTCCATAACCCATCAAGAGATTTCATGTGATGGGATGGCAGATGCTGACCTGGAAGCAACTCTCTCACAGAATATGGCATCTACTTGCTCAGATATTCCTGGTATAATTAGTGAGGAGAAGACAACTCCTACCATACAGCCTAAAACTTGTATGGACATTGATGGTTGTGTTGCTGAAGATTCTCAATCTGAAGGCAACGATTTGTACTTTTTGAATTGCAAAATTCATCTTGTTGGTTTTGATGCTCCTGAAATGCGTCGATTGGTGAACATGGTTCGAAGAGGAAGTGGTTCTCGTTATATGTCTCTTAATGATCAGTTAACACACATTGTTGTTGGAACTCCCTCCGAAACGCAA AAGAAAGAGGTTAGGAGCCTTTCTGCTATGGGTGTCATCAATGTGGTAAAAACAGTATGGCTTGAAGATTGTGAACGTGAAAAGAAAGAACTTCCTGTACTTCGGAGACATGTTGCTTATGATTTGCTCCTTCCAAAAG ATTCCATGCCCTTTAATAAGGGATTTGTGAGTGCCATTCCTGGTCTGAAACAAGGAAACACCTCCACCGTTCAACcacctttgcaaaatgatcagtctCAAAGTCAAAG TTTGGATAAGGGTCAACAGAAAGTGCAGCATGGCATCAACAATGAAAAGCAGAACAATAAGTCGAGTGTATTTAGAGGGCGATCATTTCGCTTTTCCAGTACCTTCCCTGATGTTCAA AGAGGTGAAATAGTTGACTGGATTCATGAAGGGGGTGGGAAGGTGGTGGATACTTTGACAGAGAAGAATGTTAATTACACTGTTGAAGCCCATGGTGTTTTATGCAGTCGAACCCAGTTTAATGGTGTTACTAATGTATCCTCTCACTGGATTCGCTCATGTCTACAG GATGGATGCTTACTTGATGTTAGCAGTTACATTCTCTTCTCTCCACTACAATGCAAAATTCCTTTACCTGGATTTACTGGGCTTCAATTCTGTGTATCCCAATACGAGGATAAGGAGAAAGAGCTATTGAGAAACGTGTGCCATGTTCTTGGAGGAAAATTGGTCAAACGGCTTACTAAAAAGGTCAACTATTTAATATGTAAATTCACTGAAGGTCCAAAGTTTGAGGCTGCCCGTGAATGGGGAGTACATACAGTTACAACCGAGTGGCTTTGGGAGTCCATTAACCAG AACAAAGTTGTTGATTGGAGTGGATTTTTGCCAAAAGAAGCTACAGCGGGTGAGCATGAGGCTGGAATGTGCACCATGAGCCAGTATCCAACTCAGGCAGCTCGAATGGTTTCTACAGCTGGTGCATCTCAATCTCAGGATCTGAAAACCACTGATggtcaaggtcaaggtcaaagtcaaagtcaaaaagatGATAACAGAAGAGGAAGCATAAGGAAGGAGGTGAAATCTAAATCTAAGGTTATGGGGAGTAAAAGATCAAAGCTCTCTACTGAAAGTTCTACAGAATCTTTTGGATTATGTGTCCTAGATTCTGTCTGCAGGATTATCTCTACTACTGAAAATAAGGCCACTGAAATTGACTTGGGAGGGGGAGGCGGAGTTTCTAAATCAGTCCCTGATGTTGCTGCTGCTATTGAGGATTTGTTGGAGCAGACAagtaag ATTCACGATCACATGTCACCTGAGAGAACACCTGATAAAAATGCATCCGAG CAGGTGTTCACATCTGATCTTCATTCTCAGGAGGATCCCCATTCTGCATTTGGGATATCTAAGCACTGGACACGGAG TTCCAGGTCTTCTAATGAAAAGGAGGACATTACCAACCCCCGTGGTGTAGGAGAACATACAGGGGGCATTTATGGAAATTTCAGCGAAACACAAACAGAATCCCAG GTTGTGGGTTATGAAGAAGATTTATCTGGGAGGCAGATGATCATAGACAGAGTTCGCACACGAAGTGGCCTCACCCCCAACCCCATCACTTTCCGTTGA